From Streptomyces sp. NBC_01460, a single genomic window includes:
- a CDS encoding IclR family transcriptional regulator: MSEAAAQSPPGGAQAVRRALDVLHCFHDNGPDLSASDLARRLELSASTAHRLARTLLGSGFLEQDPRTARYRLGPAVTELGRLSYHQRGLHLAAPELADLAERTGATADLALRSGPHAVIVAGGSVTPRMGLRRPLHSTALGKVLLAWARPGDGGPAALPPLRAFTDRTIVEPALLQAELARVRHAAYALNDGESALGVRTLAVPVLDGAGHARFALAVRATPSVITDERMDRFLEEARSCARALAVLLLTPAERRPPAL; the protein is encoded by the coding sequence ATGAGCGAGGCAGCGGCGCAGAGCCCCCCGGGCGGGGCGCAGGCGGTCCGGCGGGCGCTGGACGTCCTGCACTGTTTCCACGACAACGGACCGGACCTGAGCGCCTCCGACCTCGCCAGGCGCCTGGAGCTCTCCGCCTCCACGGCACACCGGCTGGCCCGCACCCTGCTGGGTTCGGGCTTCCTGGAGCAGGACCCGCGCACCGCGCGCTACCGGCTGGGCCCAGCGGTGACGGAGCTCGGCCGGCTCTCGTACCACCAGCGCGGACTGCATCTGGCGGCGCCGGAGCTGGCCGACCTGGCCGAGCGCACGGGCGCGACGGCTGATCTGGCCCTGCGCAGCGGCCCGCACGCCGTGATCGTCGCGGGCGGTTCGGTCACCCCGCGGATGGGGCTGCGCCGGCCCCTGCACTCGACAGCCCTGGGCAAGGTGTTGCTGGCCTGGGCCCGGCCGGGCGACGGCGGCCCCGCCGCACTCCCGCCGCTGCGCGCCTTCACTGATCGTACGATCGTCGAACCTGCGCTGTTGCAGGCCGAGTTGGCGCGGGTGCGTCACGCGGCGTACGCACTGAACGACGGCGAGTCGGCGCTCGGGGTGCGCACCCTGGCCGTCCCCGTGCTGGACGGCGCCGGTCACGCGCGCTTCGCGCTCGCGGTGCGCGCCACCCCCTCCGTGATCACCGACGAACGGATGGACCGGTTCCTCGAAGAGGCCCGGTCCTGCGCGCGCGCCCTGGCGGTGCTGCTGCTGACACCGGCGGAGCGCAGGCCGCCCGCCCTGTGA
- a CDS encoding putative leader peptide: protein MADLGVTSSGSSAPVTLALTLRRHIDLARVSSAACR, encoded by the coding sequence ATGGCAGACCTCGGTGTCACCTCCTCCGGCAGCTCCGCTCCGGTCACCCTCGCCCTCACGCTGCGCCGTCACATCGACCTGGCGCGCGTCTCCAGCGCCGCCTGTCGCTGA